A region from the Rosa rugosa chromosome 6, drRosRugo1.1, whole genome shotgun sequence genome encodes:
- the LOC133718047 gene encoding probable RNA helicase SDE3, producing MGSSNSKPHPASAESPPYYSKPSPSSPKPPPYSKPPSSPASSKPPSSPVSPQPPAYSSKPPSSPAYSSKPPSSPASPQPPPYSSKPPSSPASSKPPSSPVSPQPPAYSSKPPSSPAYSSKPPSSPVSPQPPAYSSKPSSSPSSPKCPPVFKSVLRPASSSSNNDDISQHQQYEKRTAFVCLEKDPLPVFMIPEDIEALIKKEIAPKVLNRPLSPTTYKDYFAALLYSEDFYLEKWSDFLLKGVTLALDESSIYKNRKKEALYKNRKKEDKEDKTFVAFELDCVPQKRPFLLSRDLVLARPVGKSTAEPFKGLIYKVVGSNRVLVEFEDGFYSYHHSNKKYDISFSFNRVCLKRAHHAVKAASDALFQNFLFPDCDSRASIPTAPALLSTTCHKLDQDQRSAVGHILRIQGSPPYVVTGPDCEGKSFAYLREPSRTGVVVSEAVYQLCQKSPEYRILICAPTNSCCDMLMRSLVKVIPESTMFRANAAFRERDEVPEDILRSSLYKESCFSCPAIEKLREYKVIFSTFMSSFRLHDKGIAAGHFSHIFLVDVSSAIEPETLVALTNFAVKATSVIVTGNHGNSPLWVRADIARKKGLKISYFERLCKLRPYRSPSPMFITQLDLNQKSEYQTRPF from the exons ATGGGGTCATCTAATTCTAAACCACATCCAGCCTCCGCAGAATCCCCACCATATTATTCTAAACCATCTCCATCTTCCCCGAAACCCCCACCATATTCTAAACCACCTTCATCCCCAGCTTCTTCTAAACCACCTTCATCTCCAGTTTCCCCACAACCCCCAGCATATTCTTCTAAGCCACCTTCATCCCCAGCATATTCTTCTAAACCACCTTCATCTCCAGCTTCCCCACAACCCCCACCATATTCTTCTAAACCACCTTCATCCCCAGCTTCTTCTAAACCACCTTCATCTCCAGTTTCCCCACAACCCCCAGCATATTCTTCTAAGCCACCTTCATCCCCAGCATATTCTTCTAAACCACCTTCATCTCCAGTTTCCCCACAACCCCCAGCATATTCTTCTAAACCATCTTCATCTCCATCTTCCCCAAAGTGCCCTCCTGTCTTTAAGTCAGTTCTACGCCCAGCATCCTCCTCCTCAAATAATGATGATATAAGTCAACACCAACAATATGAGAAGAGAACAGCTTTTGTGTGTCTTGAAAAGGATCCATTACCTGTATTCATGATTCCTGAGGATATCGAAGCCTTGATCAAGAAAGAAATTGCGCCCAAAGTTCTGAATCGCCCATTATCTCCCACAACATACAAGGACTACTTTGCCGCTCTCTTATATTCTGAAGATTTCTACTTGGAG AAATGGAGTGATTTCCTTTTGAAGGGTGTGACATTAGCGTTGGATGAAAGTTCAATTTATAAAAACCGGAAAAAGGAAGCACTTTATAAAAATCGGAAAAAGGAAGATAAGGAAGACAAAACCTTTGTAGCATTTGAGCTTGATTGTGTTCCTCAAAAACGGCCATTCCTCTTATCAAGGGACTTGGTCCTTGCACGACCAGTGGGTAAGAGTACTGCTGAGCCCTTTAAG GGCCTCATCTATAAAGTTGTTGGGAGCAATCGCGTTTTGGTTGAATTTGAGGATGGATTTTATTCTTATCATCATTCCAACAAAAAATATGATATCAGCTTCTCATTCAATAGAGTTTGTTTGAAAAGAGCCCACCATGCAGTAAAAGCTGCATCAGATGCTTTGTTTCAGAACTTCCTCTTCCCTGACTGTGACTCACGAGCAAGCATTCCTACTGCACCAGCTCTGCTTTCTACTACCTGTCATAAGCTTGATCAAGATCAACGTTCTGCAGTCGGACATATCTTAAGGATTCAGGGCTCACCACCTTATGTAGTAACTGGTCCGGACTGTGAAGGCAAATCTTTTGCATATTTAAGAGAACCTTCAAGAACTGGAGTGGTTGTTAGTGAAGCAGTATACCAATTATGTCAGAAGTCACCAGAGTATCGCATTCTTATCTGTGCGCCTACTAACAGCTGCTGCGATATGCTGATGAGAAGCTTGGTGAAGGTGATTCCAGAGTCGACTATGTTTCGTGCCAATGCTGCATTccgagagagagatgaggtGCCTGAGGACATCCTCCGCTCATCCCTTTACAAAGAGTCTTGTTTTTCTTGTCCTGCAATAGAGAAACTCCGGGAATACAAGGTGATTTTCTCAACTTTCATGAGTAGCTTCCGACTACATGATAAAGGCATAGCTGCTGGACATTTTAGCCATATTTTTCTGGTGGATGTTTCATCTGCTATTGAGCCGGAAACATTGGTCGCCCTGACTAACTTCGCTGTCAAGGCCACTAGTGTTATAGTTACTGGTAATCATGGAAATAGTCCGCTCTGGGTTCGCGCTGACATTGCAAGGAAAAAGGGACTCAAGATTTCATACTTTGAACGACTCTGCAAGCTCAGGCCATATAGAAGCCCCAGTCCAATGTTCATCACACAACTAGACCTGAACCAAAAGTCAGAGTACCAAACAAGACCTTTCTGA